Proteins co-encoded in one Stenotrophomonas maltophilia genomic window:
- a CDS encoding integration host factor subunit alpha: MALTKAEMAEKLFDEVGLNKREAKEFVDAFFDVLREALEQGRQVKLSGFGNFDLRRKNQRPGRNPKTGEEIPISARTVVTFRPGQKLKERVEAYAGSGQ, from the coding sequence ATGGCATTGACCAAGGCGGAGATGGCGGAAAAGCTGTTCGACGAAGTCGGTCTGAACAAGCGGGAAGCCAAGGAATTCGTCGACGCGTTTTTCGATGTGCTGCGTGAAGCATTGGAACAGGGACGTCAGGTGAAGCTGTCGGGCTTCGGTAATTTCGATCTGCGGCGCAAGAACCAGCGCCCGGGTCGCAACCCCAAGACCGGCGAGGAAATTCCGATTTCCGCCCGTACGGTGGTGACCTTCCGTCCGGGCCAGAAGCTCAAGGAGCGGGTGGAAGCTTATGCTGGATCCGGGCAGTAA